Genomic window (Zingiber officinale cultivar Zhangliang chromosome 2B, Zo_v1.1, whole genome shotgun sequence):
taaacaaatgccacttatttaactaatgccatatgtccttaatttttaaggaaataaacataatgcatgataatgttatggcatacatcaaaataaaatagctttcaaaagaaagattcctataactacatgatgtatgtatggcatgacatggtatttttgtatttttcatgataagtcatgaatgcaaaatacaaataagataaaatatgatgtcatggcatattatgagcaaacaatcatggcaagatttagcataaataaaatatacctagattacctatctaagtatcgttaatcttagctaatcctaaaacttaaaccctagattgcccaaagtgcttcaagagagtgccaaaacctaaatgggcatttctaattctcttgattaatttatgccaattgaaattaagcttatcctcaaatgttggcatattccatttttcctcaagagtaatcacataaatcaaggcccggagtgccttaaaatttataagagaataccaaaatcccaacttggtatttctctaggttttcccaatttatgccttttaagataaaatcaattttccaccattaggcacattttactctttcaaggagtaaataataattccatttcattttcaaaggttaacaaaaaccttgaaaatgctccttgagtgtcaatttcctcaaagttgggttaactacccttctaatcggagttgacactctctaacccatctatggggtagagaagatgctcctaggaacccaacacctattggtgctccttggatgctctaggtactcactagggataacttccctagataccttcctagtgaccttgttgagcttcttagaagccttggtcacattttctaggtcaactctagggatagcctctcttgtgaccttgttagtgactttcttagacttcttagacgtcttagtcactttggttgcaaagatacttctagggatatcttcccttgtatcttggacttgacctctagacttagggtttgttccatagctatatggaaccctatgataactaggcacatcctttttagctttgggtttgtatcccaaacctctatgaccattggatgacctttgtgctcctagacctaggctatgctcattttggcctaataagatattttccatcctttttagggtcttttccattttatcaagtcttgatctcaagacttgattttctatcattaaatccttagattttgatttttcattacacccatgagcatttttgtttttgggcttgtatctattatccttagtgttcttgcccaagtgtccatctaccttcctaaccttaggttgagtagttttggcatgtagggtcacatgcttttccttaaagccctcatgcttcctatttttatggtaaatcgcattaaaatgataaaaattagaactatcatgctttttaccataatgtaaaggggtaggctcaataaaagataccttcttctttaccttggaggcttccccttgactagtgcctccttgagccttgaccaccttcttccccttggggcattgacttcggtaatgccccttttgattgcaagagaagcatataatatgctccttgctcttctttgtgttggggatgatctccttgggcttcaccttgcctttttgtgccacttggcccttcttcttggccaatttagggcacttgctcttgtagtgcccatgttccctacactcaaagcatataatatgatttttattattaattgaaatatttatacctttgcttgtaggggtggcatcttttcctttggatccggaggtagaagcttcctcttgatcggaccttgattctcctccatttgatttttcttgacttgtggaggtagaatcttcttcctcctcttcgtctcttgacccggatgtagaaacttctccttcttcttgatccggcgtcaccaaggattgttccccctcaatcctagaggtggaggcttcatcatcttgaatatgaaacaaggagtatgctccctccttgttcccttcgttgcattcctttgaggatgaagcttcttggatttcctcttctttggaggttgagcatctctcaacctcggagtcctcctcttggtcttgctccaaagagtcaccctctctggatacttcttgctcttgtacagtggaggggatctcttcatgaagcttggccaatttgctccataattcctttgcatcttcaaattctccaattttgcaaaggatggtgcttggcaataaattgaccaaaagcttggtcactttgtcatttgcatcgcacctttggacttgctccgagctccatttgcttttcttgagaagcttgcccttggagtttgttggagcttcaaatccttccattagagcaaaccattgctctatctccatcattagaaaattttcgattattgatttccaagaatcgaaactcgtagaagtgtatggtggagccacccttgtgtcaaatccaagcccatcttggaattgcatcttgaagttgagcttgataaagtcttgaacttgaagaatttgctccaacttcttcaccctctagcttttcttgatatgcttgacccttccggcgatgattccggtgaagagcggcctcgctctgataccacttgttaggaccaaaagtagctagagggggggtgaatagctcgtcgcgtgctcgttgctcggtgttgcttgtttcttcaagaatgcgcagcggaaaatatataaacaaacacaaacacgctaacactaggagtttacttggtatccacctccaacggagatgactaatccaaggatccacaccacgcacgcaccctccactatgaaaacactccttttcggtaactaccgagggcggagaagccctacaagactctcagtacaagaagaaaggaaagggaaacaaaatacaagcgcaaagcttacaatgagtgaaaaccctagcttcttcttcttctcgttgcaactcgcctcttgacttggatgaacctccaagaaccttcaagaactggcggtgaggagcttagagagtgctggggaggagctgtgttgaatctggaatgaatcggtgaagttctactgaagaaatcgcacgccaacagctataaacgacgccaacggtcgaatcccaatcgattggattgctcccaatcgattggggaggctttggatcgatccacggatcgatccagagcgcctctgtgctctggaaaaacttctggatcgatccacggatcgatccagcacttatcgcgcgaagcagcagcgtcccaatcgatttggacctctggatcgatccacggatcgatccggagaggttctgttcgtggggactcaccggatcgatcggtggatcgatccagatcttctggatcgatccacggatcgatccaaacctgctggatcaatccacggatcaatccaaacctgctggatcaatccacggatcaatccaaacctgctggatcaatccacggatcaatccaaaccttggtttttgcccaaaaccaagcccaaagccccctaaaccaacatctagtcaaccatgacttgttggtacataagacctagcatccggtcacccttggccagctaggactctctcaccaagtgtctggtcaatccctttgacccacttggacttttctcttcttgccaagtatccggtcactccctaagacctacttggacttttcttcctcgtgccaagtatccggtcaatccctttgacctacttggactctcaccagatgtctggtcaaccttgacccatctggatttctcttgcctggcttcactcaccaggactttcccaattgcctagattcactcactaggtctttcacctggcttcactcaccaggatttttctcctgcctagcttcactcactaggacttcccaattgcctagcttcactcactaggtctttcacctgacttcactcaccaggattttcctcctgcctaacatcccagttaggacttcccagtcaagtatccggtcatacttgacctacttgactcttcttcaatcaatatcttattgtcaaacatctaaacccaaaccaagactcagcttggtcaaccaggtcaaccttgacctgagggatgttgcaccaacaagtgccATCAAGTGCTGGTTATAAGAAGAGAAAGAACACATCCTCTTAAGTTTCTCAAGGAGTGTAACCAGATCAAAGCAAAATTATACACACCAACCATATTAATCAGGACATCCTAGTGAAATATCCCAGAATGGTCTAGGTACAATGGAACATGTGAATGTTGAGTAAAGGATATGCAAACACGAGGATAAACACATCATTAGTAATTCATGACCCTCAAAGCTATGGCTATAAGTTGGTTGCCCTCTTTCCTTTGTATGTCCAAATACCATCAAATATCAGACATGAAATGTGTTAAATTAAATTGTACTATTCTTGATCCTGAACAAATATCAGATTTTCATTTTTCATGATGACTATACACAAATGATATAAGAAACAACTATGTTGCTCTGggtgctaaataatttaacaaagaaaaatatttatcaaaatacacAGCTAAATTCATTGCCTAAGTACCTTGGAAAATACAAATGTTATATTGTGCCTATGACTATGGTGTTGATTCATTGTTCTTGATCATGTATATCTTTGAACATATATGATTCACATTACACAAGTCAGATCATTATAAATACAACCCGAAACAAGTGTGCATTCTCTGCGAACCAACTTAAAGCACAAAAGAGAAAATCCATATGAATACTGTAAACAATACAAGGATAGCCTTGTATATAACCCACCAACCTATTGGACCATGGATCATCAAGACCTTGTCCAGTTTCTAATCACTACAGAAGCAGCAACTCATGACACTACATGCAATGTCAAAATGGAATATATTATaacaagagagaagaggaagcataccgaatcccaaaattgaagaacaaatcACAAAACCCAAAAGGGAAAAATCCATTAGATATAAGATTTCCATAATAATAATGCATACTCCAGAAATCATTAGATGCCTTGGAGAAGAAAAAACAAGATGCAGCCTGCAAATGTTCAACCACACGTAAGTGTAAATAGGCATTAACATTAGTTAAGACAAAGCTAAGGAAGAGAGGGATCATTGATCAGTAACAAGAAAGACATCCAGCATAGAACCATTATATTGGCATTCATCGTTCAGCCACAGATCCTCCAAGTAACTTAGGATATCTTTACTATACTTGGCTCTGCCATAATCAATAATGCATGTAGTATAAAAGCAATTAAACAGTATAAAGACACGGTAGTCATATCATTGATCTTAGCATGTCCGATTCAGAATAAGCTATTTTTGAGTTAAGGAACTTACCACCCAAATGACAAAGCTATTTCTGCTCCAAGAATTTCACGAGTGGAACTTCATAAAGCTTGACTGCCTTCTCATTATCAATGCCTGCATCAACACTCTTATTAAATGTTTCATTTGCTTGACAGAGCACTAGAAGAAAGATACTTTCTTTGGAGAACAAAATGGCTTAAACTAGAGATGATTAATCACCTTTAATCGCTGATTTAGTTTCAATGTTTCATATCTGGTCTCTTTGGTGCAGGAAGTAATACAGAGTGGAAAAGGTTTATACAATATAGCAAACAAGTTATCTAAGAACTTGCAAAATGGAAAACCTCAACCAACAAATATTGATCACTTGACCCAAAACTCTGATCATTGTAATATCCAACATAAAATAGCATTAAAAACACATTAACAGATAGATGATCAAGCATCATAGATTCAGTGTTTCATATCTGGCCCCTTTGGTGAAGGAATTCAAATGTACGCATGGGGTACTGAACTAAAGATACTATGGAGTGGAAAAGGTTTATACAATCTAGCAAAAAAGTTGTCTACGAACTTGCAAATGGAAAACACCAAAAATATTGATCACTCGACAGAAAACTATGATAATCGTGATAACCAACATCAAAAAATCACATTTATTATATTCAACACCTTGTACTTGGCAACCTCCTCGCTAACTTCCTTAAGATCGCCCTTTGTGAATATCAATCCCACATTCCCCTGAATCAGTCAAGGATAATTACTAAATAGCTAAATGATCGATTCATGGAGGAACTAAAGATGAGGAAATGGGAAATGGCGAAGAGTGCGTACGACGAGAAGGGGGAGGAGGTTGAGGAAGTCCTTGTTGCCGGTCTTCTCGGTGTGGAAGCGGATACAGCGGCGGATGAGGGTGTTCTTGCCCATGAGGATGACGGAGTCGCCACGGAGGCCCCTGCGGATGCTTTGGAGCTGGTTGGACCCAACATTGTCGGCGGCGGCGATTAGGACCTTCCCGTACTCGTCCAGAAGCAAGCACAGCTTCTTGTCGTAGCGGACCTTCTTCTCCGCTTTCGAGAGCTTCACCACCATCTCGATCTAGCTCCGGGCGACGCAATGGGAGACGGAGAAAGGACAGAGATGGAGGGACAAAGAGTCCGAGCCGCCCTTTGCGCTACGATTCACCCCGGAGCGCGATTAGCAGCAAGAGAGATTAGCAGGACGCGATTAGCAGCAAGAGAAATGGGGCGGCCATCCTTTTGCCGGTTATAGTGAAGGGAAGGAGGAGCGAGCGACCTCGAATGGGGATCTGAGAGAGGAGATCCCCATCTCTCAGATCAGCGGCGAGCTCCTCGTGGATGCGTGTGGCTTCCCGGTGGGAGCGGCCGGGAAGTGAGTGCGAGAAGTGGAAGGACTGCCCCCATCCCCACTCGTAGATGTCTGTGACGAGGTTGTAGAAGGTGTCGACGAAGGCAGGGACATTATCGTCGTCGAGCGCGGCGGCAATGCCCTCCTTGGAGCGGAGAAAGAAGGACAAGTACTGCTTGTACTTGTCCTGCACCTTATCCTGCATGATCAATCTCATCTTAAGGTTCACTGCCCGCTTGCCTTTCACTTCCGCCGAGCCCATCACCCACACGAACCAGTAGACCGCGATAGCGCCGACGACGGCCGCCGTCCACATCGCCGTCAAGAGATCCATTGCTCGTCTTTCAAATGGTATCTCCTAAAAGGAGGATGCAGAGGATTAGGGTTTCGATTTATTGTGGGTgaggagaagcccaaaagaaagGGCGCTACGAAAGTCCGCCaaaattttggttcatagacaccgattttaaaaaccgcggttaaaatcgatgtctattaatgaaaaaaggcgatcatagacatcggctaaaaaaaccgatgtctatgagcaaaaatctgcgctcatagacaccggtttttggaaaaaccggtgtaaaatactcaaagacatcggtttttgcttaaaaccgttgttgttccactgatgtctatgagggtttttattgtagtgtttcttcttcccttttcttccctctagggccggcaccccatcttctcttggtggctggagcttgaaggaaaagaaaacgaagagacgaagcaccttggtggtcggcggtttggaggagaagaagaagaaggaggcgttcTTTTCTTTGcgtcttttggtggtaggcggcttggaaacaaaaagggttcgggtgttttttttgtcttggcagatcatcgcccacatgacgtccaagaagaagagaggaatacgacagaagatcaagaggtctttgtctacaaagaaaggtacaactagttatttattccgcagcacaactagttttgttttctttgtatggattctgaaataccaacacaagaggctagcgatttcgtgttttcgtttttgtgcttcgatttgtgtttcgatcttgttctttgattgaggtctctgtaggtaaacctaaggttactgtgagaagtttaaatattcaatttctttgaaaagt
Coding sequences:
- the LOC122048495 gene encoding 60S acidic ribosomal protein P0-like produces the protein MVVKLSKAEKKVRYDKKLCLLLDEYGKVLIAAADNVGSNQLQSIRRGLRGDSVILMGKNTLIRRCIRFHTEKTGNKDFLNLLPLLVGNVGLIFTKGDLKEVSEEVAKYKVFLKQLHLGDLEEVLKILSQDQRENFKKIFRCLHFQADDVFKEREVNAGESSPSRRMLYDRPFSPSIRSLEGVNVDAGKTKAGKTASLVYGPERLSPGGPDPMHH